In the genome of Dyadobacter fermentans DSM 18053, the window GCTTGGTTAGTTCAATAAATGCGAAGATGTTTGACTTTTTCATAACGTTGAGCATGAGGAGCAATAAGGTGTTCCAAATGCAAGATACAGATATGTAAGTCCTTTTCAGAGAAAGTGGGGAATCTTTACTCAATCTTAATGCATTCTGTTGGACGGATGCAACCGATCCACAAATAAGTACTATACTTTCATGCAGCGTTGTAATGCGGTCACTTTCCAACGGCCCGGTGTGACCGACAGGCAACAAAAAAGCCCGGCTTCCGCCAGGCTGTATGTGATGATTTCAGAATCTTACCAACGTTCGATATCGACCTTCCGGTGATAATCTCCCTGCTCATCTCCGAATGGGAGAAAGAGCACCAATTGACGACGATCATCGTCGTATCTTGCTGATATATTGTCTATATCGACTCCGTCCGGGATGACGAAGGTATTGATGAAACGGATTGTCTTCCACTGCTCTTCATCGGACAAATTTTCCTGTGAAAATATCGGCAGTAAGTGAAAAAGCTTCAAATTATTCGAGTTTCTTTTTCCCTTCACAACTTCCAATTGTAAATCCTCAACCTCGATGCCTGGAATTTTCACAACTACTTCAAAACCGTCCGATCCTTTGTCAAGCTTGATAGAGGGCTCACTCATTCCACCGTTTACTGTGTTGATAAAATCAATATTCATCAACATCTCCCGTGGTATTTTCAGTTTGCTTTCCATAGCTATCGCGTTTTAGGTTCACAAGTTTTATCTATTAACGAAAAACTGCGT includes:
- a CDS encoding Hsp20/alpha crystallin family protein codes for the protein MESKLKIPREMLMNIDFINTVNGGMSEPSIKLDKGSDGFEVVVKIPGIEVEDLQLEVVKGKRNSNNLKLFHLLPIFSQENLSDEEQWKTIRFINTFVIPDGVDIDNISARYDDDRRQLVLFLPFGDEQGDYHRKVDIERW